A region from the Coturnix japonica isolate 7356 chromosome 28, Coturnix japonica 2.1, whole genome shotgun sequence genome encodes:
- the LOC107325605 gene encoding unconventional myosin-Vb-like isoform X2, whose translation MAAGQPYGQGARVWIPDCVHVWRAAEITKGYEEGDSVLHLRLEDGSPLLYSLGSQLPPLCNPECLSGKDDLVALSHLHEPAVLHSLRVRFLEANAIYTYCGIVLVAINPYKMLPIYEEEVIYAYSGQEMGDMDPHIFALAEEAYRQMARFGRNQSLIISGESGAGKTASAKYAMRYFTTVGGDLGDSSMEEKVLASSPLMEAFGNAKTTRNDNSSRFGKYIEIGFSHARVMGATIKTYLLEKSRVTFQAKAERNYHIFYQLCASAALPELQGLHLRGAETFHYTQQGQCCAGTDDASDLDSTRHAFSLLGVPEADQLELFAVLTAILHLGNVTIRGRDRHGDGCFVESNSEALGLFCALLGIEEVQVTRWLCHRKLVTAGETYMKPLSRQQALDCRDALAKHMYGQVFRWMTSRVNRALRSPEGQHTSIGILDIYGFEMFDLNSFEQFCINYANEKLQQLFNLHVFKLEQEEYMAEEIPWVFIDFYDNQPCIELIEGRLGILDLLNEECKMPQGSDGSWAQKLYQTHLGSSHFQKPKRPMDAFVVCHFAGKVEYQCDGFVEKNRDTIPEELVGLLRASKSVLLTELFLEDGDGPASRRSSGTRSSRPSRRSMPGTQKSKKSISSQFKSSLKRLMETLGSTTPHYVRCIKPNDSKLPFVFDSRRAVEQLRACGVLETIRISAAGYPSRWTYQEFFERYRALLSREELAGNDAKQSCSLALERLLQDPSMYRCGKSKVFFRAGQVAFLEELRCCRLRAACTLLQSNLRGWLARRRFGRIRAAAVCLQRYSRGMLARRFTAELRRSRAAVVLQKNVRMVLARRCYLRVRRAALTIQAFSRGMFARRLYQQMVQHQKAVVLQAAVRGWLVRQHYTRLRSAVLYLQCCYRRVRARRELQRLRAEARSVEHYKQLHKGMEIKVMQLQRRLDEQAQEKQRLAEQLSALNAAHAEEVQQLREEMRWLREDAAHDAQVQRLQERLAELERHSAESRLEREVEELRQRLAEVEAVKLHLGKERDALIQRTLEQSQDLEEQHQRAARESQGLQQELEEERARYQSLVQEYARLEQGYENLRDEVAFHRQSTLRRSPSSESFLGSESSYVSSMSTAPSRDGSDLQAEGMEERWQPPPEVPQPPHPMGDPVLNSTVGQDPFEKAYLLLLGQLNAVTEELARTREELRRSKASAEHEEKKPLDFLKRRNIAEMLGLGRSPEKAAGEDLKQAYDAVQVANKLLVSQLQEEKQHHEEEVEGLHLDIRSLKQLSQQQAALIQDLQRHQGQEGLQHHVVRLKEENWELSQKLEKQERTTLKLQKQLRAYTKQIQEFTAMKKEATTSGQEPAASPVVPSPSGPPQAMLAWRLEDEGRIIKAIITDYRPQSSPGAMPDLPAYVLFLCIRHADHCHDEPRAHSLLDAAINAIKRVMKKHSDDFGVVALWLANTCRLLNCLRQYGRDESCQQGNTAQQNEHRLRNLDPQGLCHSLGALAVQLYQQLVRTAEKRLKPMIVAAMLESETIQGLSSSCPPTLRRSLTTPAHTLPELLQQLGSFQQTLELYGLSPAVCHQLLRQLLFLTSGTTLNYLLLRKDACSWSRGIQLRYNVSQVEQWLRAQGLQQSGAREMLEPLVQAAQLLQVKKATEEDAAAICSLCTVLTPQQVVKILRAYTPTAGLEERVSPALISSVEKRLQEQQEKGPGQLLVDTSHVFPVHLPFIPSPLHLDQLCIPDSLDLSFLMRL comes from the exons TCTACACCTACTGCG GCATCGTCCTGGTGGCCATCAACCCCTACAAGATGCTGCCCATCTACGAGGAGGAGGTGATTTACGCCTACAGTGGCCAGGAGATGGGGGATATGGACCCCCACATCTTTGCCTTGGCGGAGGAGGCCTACAGGCAGATGGCGAG GTTTGGTAGGAACCAGTCCCTCATCATCAGTGGTGAATCAGGAGCAGGGAAAACTGCCTCAGCCAAATATGCCATGAGATACTTCACCACCGTTGGGGGTGATCTGGGGGACTCCAGCATGGAGGAGAAGGTGTTGGCCTCCAGCCCCCTCATGGAG GCCTTTGGGAATGCCAAGACGACCAGGAATGACAACAGCAGCCGCTTTGGGAAGTACATTGAGATTGGCTTCAGCCATGCCCGTGTGATGGGGGCCACCATCAAGACCTACCTGCTGGAGAAGTCCCGTGTCACCTTCCAG gCAAAAGCAGAACGGAACTACCACATCTTCTAccagctctgtgcctcagcCGCCCTGCCTGAGCTGCAGGGTCTGCATCTGC GTGGGGCAGAGACCTTCCACTACACCCAGCAGGgccagtgctgtgcaggcactGATGATGCATCTGACCTGGACAGCACACGACACGCCTTCTCCCTCCTGG GTGTCCCTGAAGCCGACCAGCTGGAGCTCTTTGCCGTCCTCACTGCCATCCTGCACCTGGGCAACGTCACCATCAGAGGGAGGGACCGCCATGGAGACGGCTGCTTTGTGGAG TCCAACAGTGAGGCCTTGGGGCTGTTCTGTGCGCTGCTGGGCATTGAGGAGGTGCAGGTGACACGTTGGCTCTGCCACCGCAAGTTGGTGACGGCGGGTGAGACCTACATGAAGCcgctgagcaggcagcaggcgCTGGACTGCAGGGATGCTCTGGCCAAGCACATGTATGGGCAGGTCTTCAGGTGGATGACAAGCAGGGTCAACCGTGCCCTGCGCTCCCCAGAGGGCCAGCACACCTCCATCGGCATCCTGGACATCTATGG GTTTGAGATGTTTGACCTCAACAGCTTTGAGCAGTTCTGCATCAACTACGCCAAcgagaagctgcagcagctcttcaaCCTG CACGTCTTCAAACTGGAGCAGGAGGAGTATATGGCTGAGGAGATCCCATGGGTCTTCATTGACTTCTATGACAACCAGCCATGCATTGAGCTCATCGAAGGCCGACTGGGCATTCTGGACCTGCTGAATGAGGAGTGCAAG ATGCCCCAGGGCAGTGATGGGAGCTGGGCACAGAAGCTGTACCAGACCCACCTCGGCAGCTCCCACTTCCAGAAGCCCAAGAGGCCGATGGATGCCTTCGTTGTGTGCCACTTTGCTGGCAAG GTGGAGTATCAGTGTGATGGGTTTGTGGAGAAGAACAGGGACACCATCCCCGAGGAGCTGGTGGGGCTGCTGAGAGCCAGCAAG tctgtgctgcTCACTGAGCTCTTCCTGGAGGATGGGGATGGCCCGGCATCCCGCAGGTCCAGTGGAACCAGGTCCAGCCGCCCCAGCCGCAGGTCAATGCCTGGTACCCAGAAGAGCAAGAAGTCCATCTCCAGCCAG TTCAAATCCTCCCTGAAGCGTCTGATGGAGACTCTGGGCAGCACCACACCACACTATGTCCGCTGCATCAAACCCAATGACAGCAAGCTGCCCTTCGT CTTTGACTCCAGGAGAGCAGTGGAGCAGCTGAGAGCTTGCGGTGTGCTGGAGACCATCCGGATCAGTGCTGCTGGTTATCCCTCCAG GTGGACGTACCAGGAGTTCTTTGAGAGGTACAGGGCTCTGCTGAGCAGGGAGGAGCTGGCGGGCAAtgatgcaaagcagagctgcagccttgcCTTGGAGAGACTGCTGCAG GACCCCAGCATGTACCGCTGTGGGAAGAGCAAGGTGTTCTTCCGTGCTGGCCAGGTGGCGTTCCTGGAGGAGCTGCGTTGCTGCCGGCTGCGTGCAGCCTgcaccctgctgcagagcaaccTGCGGGGCTGGCTGGCACGGCGACGCTTTGGGCGCATTCGTGCTGCAGCCGTGTGCCTGCAGCGGTACAGCCGGGGCATGTTGGCACGCAG GTTCACTGCTGAGCTGCGGAGGAGCCGAGCTGCGGTGGTGCTGCAGAAGAACGTGAGGATGGTGTTGGCTCGGCGCTGCTACCTGCGTGTGCGCCGGGCTGCACTCACCATCCAGGCCTTCAGCAGGGGGATGTTTGCTCGACGCCTCTACCAGCAG ATGGTGCAGCACCAGaaagctgtggtgctgcaggctgcagtgcgGGGCTGGTTGGTCCGCCAGCATTACACCCGTCTGCGCAGCGCCGTGCTCtacctgcagtgctgctacCGCCGGGTGCGGGCACGACGCGAGCTGCAGCGGCTGCGGGCTGAAGCGCGCTCAGTGGAGCACTACAAGCAACTGCACAAGGGCATGGAGATCAAAGTGATGCAGCTGCAGCGCAGGCTGGATGAGCAG GCCCAGGAGAAGCAGCGactggcagagcagctctcagcattGAATGCTGCTCACGCTGAGGAGGTGCAGCAGCTGCGGGAGGAGATGCGTTGGCTGCGGGAGGATGCAGCACATGATGCTCAGGTGCAGCGGCTGCAGGAGcggctggcagagctggagcgGCACAGTGCTGAGAGCCGCCTGGAACGCGAGGTGGAGGAGCTCCGGCAG CGCCTGGCAGAAGTGGAAGCTGTGAAGCTGCACCTGGGCAAGGAGAGGGATGCTCTGATTCAGCGCACCTTGGAGCAGTCGCAGGATCTGGAAG agcagcaccaacGTGCAGCACGGGAGAgccaggggctgcagcaggagctggaggaggagcgGGCGCGTTACCAGAGCCTGGTGCAGGAATATGCCCGGCTGGAGCAGGGCTATGAGAACCTGCGGGATGAGGTGGCCTTCCATAGG CAAAGCACCCTCAGACGTTCTCCTTCATCCGAGAGCTTCCTGGGCTCTGAGAGCAGCTACGTGTCCTCCATGTCCACCGCCCCTTCTCGGGATGGCTCTGACCTACAGGCTGAG GGCATGGAGGAGCGCTGGCAGCCACCACCTGAGGTCCCTCAGCCTCCCCACCCCATGGGGGACCCCGTGCTTAACAGCACCGTGGGGCAGGACCCCTTTGAGAAGGCgtatctgctgctgctggggcagctcaATGCTGTCACTGAGGAGCTGGCCCGCACCCGGGAGGAGCTGAGGAGGAGCAAAGCATCCGCTGAGCACGAGGAGAAGAAACCCTTGGATTTCCTCAAGCGGAGG AACATCGCAGAgatgctggggctgggcaggagcCCTGAGAAAGCAGCGGGGGAAGACTTGAAGCAGGCGTACGATGCAGTGCAGGTGGCCAACAA GCTGTTGGTGagccagctgcaggaggagaagcagcaccacgaggaggaggtggaggggcTGCACCTCGACATCCGCTCACTCAAGcagctgagccagcagcaggcagccctgaTCCAGGACCTGCAGCGGCACCAGGGCcaggaggggctgcagcaccATGTTGTGCGCCTCAAGGAGGAGAACTgg GAGCTGTCCCAGAAGCTGGAGAAACAGGAGAGGACCACGCtgaagctgcagaagcagctgagagctTACACAAAGCAGATCCAGGAGTTTACAG CAATGAAGAAAGAGGCCACCACGTCGGGGCAGGagccagcagcatcccctgtgGTCCCATCCCCATCAGGGCCGCCCCAGGCCATGCTGGCATGGAGGCTGGAGGATGAAGGGCGCATCATCAAGGCCATCATTACAG ATTATCGCCcgcagagcagccctggggcaaTGCCAGACCTTCCAGCCTACGTCCTCTTCCTCTGCATCCGGCATGCAGACCACTGCCATGATGAGCCACGGGCCCACTCACTGCTGGATGCAGCCATCAATGCCATCAAGAGGGTCATGAAG AAGCACAGTGATGACTTTGGTGTGGTTGCACTCTGGCTTGCAAATACCTGCCGGCTCCTGAACTGCCTGCGCCAGTACGGCCGGGACGAG agctgccagcaggggAACACAGCACAACAGAATGAGCATCGCCTGCGTAACCTGGACCCACAGGGGCTCTGCCACAGCCTGGGAGCTCTGGCAGTGCAGCTGTACCAGCAGCTCGTCCGCACGGCTGAGAAGCGCCTCAAGCCCATGATTG TTGCTGCGATGCTGGAGAGTGAGACCATCCAGGGCctgtcctcctcctgccctcccacccTCCGCCGCTCTTTGACCACCCCAGCCCACACCCTGCCcgagctcctgcagcagctgggctccTTCCAGCAGACCCTGGAGCTCTATGGGCTGTCCCCAGCCGTGTGCCATCAGCTGCTGCGccagctcctcttcctcaccAGCGGCACCACCCTCAACTACCTGCTCCTAAGGAAGGACGCGTGCTCCTGGAGCCGTGGCATCCAGCTCAG GTACAATGTCAGCCAGGTGGAGCAGTGGCTGCGGGcgcaggggctgcagcagagcgGTGCCAGGGAGATGCTGGAGCCGCTGGTTcaggctgcacagctgctgcaggtgaagAAGGCGACGGAGGAGGATGCAGCAGCCATCTGCAGCCTGTGCACCGTGCTGACCCCACAGCAG GTGGTGAAGATCCTCCGGGCCTACACCCCCACTGCTGGGCTGGAGGAGAGAGTCAGCCCTGCCCTCATCAGCAGCGTGGAG AAgcggctgcaggagcagcaggagaagggTCCTGGTCAGCTCCTGGTGGACACCAGCCACGTGTTCCCTGTGCACCTGCCCTTCATCCCCTCCCCGCTGCACCTGGACCAGCTCTGCATCCCCGACAGCCTGGACCTGTCCTTCCTCATGCGCCTCTGA
- the LOC107325605 gene encoding unconventional myosin-Vb-like isoform X1, producing MAAGQPYGQGARVWIPDCVHVWRAAEITKGYEEGDSVLHLRLEDGSPLLYSLGSQLPPLCNPECLSGKDDLVALSHLHEPAVLHSLRVRFLEANAIYTYCGIVLVAINPYKMLPIYEEEVIYAYSGQEMGDMDPHIFALAEEAYRQMARFGRNQSLIISGESGAGKTASAKYAMRYFTTVGGDLGDSSMEEKVLASSPLMEAFGNAKTTRNDNSSRFGKYIEIGFSHARVMGATIKTYLLEKSRVTFQAKAERNYHIFYQLCASAALPELQGLHLRGAETFHYTQQGQCCAGTDDASDLDSTRHAFSLLGVPEADQLELFAVLTAILHLGNVTIRGRDRHGDGCFVESNSEALGLFCALLGIEEVQVTRWLCHRKLVTAGETYMKPLSRQQALDCRDALAKHMYGQVFRWMTSRVNRALRSPEGQHTSIGILDIYGFEMFDLNSFEQFCINYANEKLQQLFNLHVFKLEQEEYMAEEIPWVFIDFYDNQPCIELIEGRLGILDLLNEECKMPQGSDGSWAQKLYQTHLGSSHFQKPKRPMDAFVVCHFAGKVEYQCDGFVEKNRDTIPEELVGLLRASKKSVLLTELFLEDGDGPASRRSSGTRSSRPSRRSMPGTQKSKKSISSQFKSSLKRLMETLGSTTPHYVRCIKPNDSKLPFVFDSRRAVEQLRACGVLETIRISAAGYPSRWTYQEFFERYRALLSREELAGNDAKQSCSLALERLLQDPSMYRCGKSKVFFRAGQVAFLEELRCCRLRAACTLLQSNLRGWLARRRFGRIRAAAVCLQRYSRGMLARRFTAELRRSRAAVVLQKNVRMVLARRCYLRVRRAALTIQAFSRGMFARRLYQQMVQHQKAVVLQAAVRGWLVRQHYTRLRSAVLYLQCCYRRVRARRELQRLRAEARSVEHYKQLHKGMEIKVMQLQRRLDEQAQEKQRLAEQLSALNAAHAEEVQQLREEMRWLREDAAHDAQVQRLQERLAELERHSAESRLEREVEELRQRLAEVEAVKLHLGKERDALIQRTLEQSQDLEEQHQRAARESQGLQQELEEERARYQSLVQEYARLEQGYENLRDEVAFHRQSTLRRSPSSESFLGSESSYVSSMSTAPSRDGSDLQAEGMEERWQPPPEVPQPPHPMGDPVLNSTVGQDPFEKAYLLLLGQLNAVTEELARTREELRRSKASAEHEEKKPLDFLKRRNIAEMLGLGRSPEKAAGEDLKQAYDAVQVANKLLVSQLQEEKQHHEEEVEGLHLDIRSLKQLSQQQAALIQDLQRHQGQEGLQHHVVRLKEENWELSQKLEKQERTTLKLQKQLRAYTKQIQEFTAMKKEATTSGQEPAASPVVPSPSGPPQAMLAWRLEDEGRIIKAIITDYRPQSSPGAMPDLPAYVLFLCIRHADHCHDEPRAHSLLDAAINAIKRVMKKHSDDFGVVALWLANTCRLLNCLRQYGRDESCQQGNTAQQNEHRLRNLDPQGLCHSLGALAVQLYQQLVRTAEKRLKPMIVAAMLESETIQGLSSSCPPTLRRSLTTPAHTLPELLQQLGSFQQTLELYGLSPAVCHQLLRQLLFLTSGTTLNYLLLRKDACSWSRGIQLRYNVSQVEQWLRAQGLQQSGAREMLEPLVQAAQLLQVKKATEEDAAAICSLCTVLTPQQVVKILRAYTPTAGLEERVSPALISSVEKRLQEQQEKGPGQLLVDTSHVFPVHLPFIPSPLHLDQLCIPDSLDLSFLMRL from the exons TCTACACCTACTGCG GCATCGTCCTGGTGGCCATCAACCCCTACAAGATGCTGCCCATCTACGAGGAGGAGGTGATTTACGCCTACAGTGGCCAGGAGATGGGGGATATGGACCCCCACATCTTTGCCTTGGCGGAGGAGGCCTACAGGCAGATGGCGAG GTTTGGTAGGAACCAGTCCCTCATCATCAGTGGTGAATCAGGAGCAGGGAAAACTGCCTCAGCCAAATATGCCATGAGATACTTCACCACCGTTGGGGGTGATCTGGGGGACTCCAGCATGGAGGAGAAGGTGTTGGCCTCCAGCCCCCTCATGGAG GCCTTTGGGAATGCCAAGACGACCAGGAATGACAACAGCAGCCGCTTTGGGAAGTACATTGAGATTGGCTTCAGCCATGCCCGTGTGATGGGGGCCACCATCAAGACCTACCTGCTGGAGAAGTCCCGTGTCACCTTCCAG gCAAAAGCAGAACGGAACTACCACATCTTCTAccagctctgtgcctcagcCGCCCTGCCTGAGCTGCAGGGTCTGCATCTGC GTGGGGCAGAGACCTTCCACTACACCCAGCAGGgccagtgctgtgcaggcactGATGATGCATCTGACCTGGACAGCACACGACACGCCTTCTCCCTCCTGG GTGTCCCTGAAGCCGACCAGCTGGAGCTCTTTGCCGTCCTCACTGCCATCCTGCACCTGGGCAACGTCACCATCAGAGGGAGGGACCGCCATGGAGACGGCTGCTTTGTGGAG TCCAACAGTGAGGCCTTGGGGCTGTTCTGTGCGCTGCTGGGCATTGAGGAGGTGCAGGTGACACGTTGGCTCTGCCACCGCAAGTTGGTGACGGCGGGTGAGACCTACATGAAGCcgctgagcaggcagcaggcgCTGGACTGCAGGGATGCTCTGGCCAAGCACATGTATGGGCAGGTCTTCAGGTGGATGACAAGCAGGGTCAACCGTGCCCTGCGCTCCCCAGAGGGCCAGCACACCTCCATCGGCATCCTGGACATCTATGG GTTTGAGATGTTTGACCTCAACAGCTTTGAGCAGTTCTGCATCAACTACGCCAAcgagaagctgcagcagctcttcaaCCTG CACGTCTTCAAACTGGAGCAGGAGGAGTATATGGCTGAGGAGATCCCATGGGTCTTCATTGACTTCTATGACAACCAGCCATGCATTGAGCTCATCGAAGGCCGACTGGGCATTCTGGACCTGCTGAATGAGGAGTGCAAG ATGCCCCAGGGCAGTGATGGGAGCTGGGCACAGAAGCTGTACCAGACCCACCTCGGCAGCTCCCACTTCCAGAAGCCCAAGAGGCCGATGGATGCCTTCGTTGTGTGCCACTTTGCTGGCAAG GTGGAGTATCAGTGTGATGGGTTTGTGGAGAAGAACAGGGACACCATCCCCGAGGAGCTGGTGGGGCTGCTGAGAGCCAGCAAG AAG tctgtgctgcTCACTGAGCTCTTCCTGGAGGATGGGGATGGCCCGGCATCCCGCAGGTCCAGTGGAACCAGGTCCAGCCGCCCCAGCCGCAGGTCAATGCCTGGTACCCAGAAGAGCAAGAAGTCCATCTCCAGCCAG TTCAAATCCTCCCTGAAGCGTCTGATGGAGACTCTGGGCAGCACCACACCACACTATGTCCGCTGCATCAAACCCAATGACAGCAAGCTGCCCTTCGT CTTTGACTCCAGGAGAGCAGTGGAGCAGCTGAGAGCTTGCGGTGTGCTGGAGACCATCCGGATCAGTGCTGCTGGTTATCCCTCCAG GTGGACGTACCAGGAGTTCTTTGAGAGGTACAGGGCTCTGCTGAGCAGGGAGGAGCTGGCGGGCAAtgatgcaaagcagagctgcagccttgcCTTGGAGAGACTGCTGCAG GACCCCAGCATGTACCGCTGTGGGAAGAGCAAGGTGTTCTTCCGTGCTGGCCAGGTGGCGTTCCTGGAGGAGCTGCGTTGCTGCCGGCTGCGTGCAGCCTgcaccctgctgcagagcaaccTGCGGGGCTGGCTGGCACGGCGACGCTTTGGGCGCATTCGTGCTGCAGCCGTGTGCCTGCAGCGGTACAGCCGGGGCATGTTGGCACGCAG GTTCACTGCTGAGCTGCGGAGGAGCCGAGCTGCGGTGGTGCTGCAGAAGAACGTGAGGATGGTGTTGGCTCGGCGCTGCTACCTGCGTGTGCGCCGGGCTGCACTCACCATCCAGGCCTTCAGCAGGGGGATGTTTGCTCGACGCCTCTACCAGCAG ATGGTGCAGCACCAGaaagctgtggtgctgcaggctgcagtgcgGGGCTGGTTGGTCCGCCAGCATTACACCCGTCTGCGCAGCGCCGTGCTCtacctgcagtgctgctacCGCCGGGTGCGGGCACGACGCGAGCTGCAGCGGCTGCGGGCTGAAGCGCGCTCAGTGGAGCACTACAAGCAACTGCACAAGGGCATGGAGATCAAAGTGATGCAGCTGCAGCGCAGGCTGGATGAGCAG GCCCAGGAGAAGCAGCGactggcagagcagctctcagcattGAATGCTGCTCACGCTGAGGAGGTGCAGCAGCTGCGGGAGGAGATGCGTTGGCTGCGGGAGGATGCAGCACATGATGCTCAGGTGCAGCGGCTGCAGGAGcggctggcagagctggagcgGCACAGTGCTGAGAGCCGCCTGGAACGCGAGGTGGAGGAGCTCCGGCAG CGCCTGGCAGAAGTGGAAGCTGTGAAGCTGCACCTGGGCAAGGAGAGGGATGCTCTGATTCAGCGCACCTTGGAGCAGTCGCAGGATCTGGAAG agcagcaccaacGTGCAGCACGGGAGAgccaggggctgcagcaggagctggaggaggagcgGGCGCGTTACCAGAGCCTGGTGCAGGAATATGCCCGGCTGGAGCAGGGCTATGAGAACCTGCGGGATGAGGTGGCCTTCCATAGG CAAAGCACCCTCAGACGTTCTCCTTCATCCGAGAGCTTCCTGGGCTCTGAGAGCAGCTACGTGTCCTCCATGTCCACCGCCCCTTCTCGGGATGGCTCTGACCTACAGGCTGAG GGCATGGAGGAGCGCTGGCAGCCACCACCTGAGGTCCCTCAGCCTCCCCACCCCATGGGGGACCCCGTGCTTAACAGCACCGTGGGGCAGGACCCCTTTGAGAAGGCgtatctgctgctgctggggcagctcaATGCTGTCACTGAGGAGCTGGCCCGCACCCGGGAGGAGCTGAGGAGGAGCAAAGCATCCGCTGAGCACGAGGAGAAGAAACCCTTGGATTTCCTCAAGCGGAGG AACATCGCAGAgatgctggggctgggcaggagcCCTGAGAAAGCAGCGGGGGAAGACTTGAAGCAGGCGTACGATGCAGTGCAGGTGGCCAACAA GCTGTTGGTGagccagctgcaggaggagaagcagcaccacgaggaggaggtggaggggcTGCACCTCGACATCCGCTCACTCAAGcagctgagccagcagcaggcagccctgaTCCAGGACCTGCAGCGGCACCAGGGCcaggaggggctgcagcaccATGTTGTGCGCCTCAAGGAGGAGAACTgg GAGCTGTCCCAGAAGCTGGAGAAACAGGAGAGGACCACGCtgaagctgcagaagcagctgagagctTACACAAAGCAGATCCAGGAGTTTACAG CAATGAAGAAAGAGGCCACCACGTCGGGGCAGGagccagcagcatcccctgtgGTCCCATCCCCATCAGGGCCGCCCCAGGCCATGCTGGCATGGAGGCTGGAGGATGAAGGGCGCATCATCAAGGCCATCATTACAG ATTATCGCCcgcagagcagccctggggcaaTGCCAGACCTTCCAGCCTACGTCCTCTTCCTCTGCATCCGGCATGCAGACCACTGCCATGATGAGCCACGGGCCCACTCACTGCTGGATGCAGCCATCAATGCCATCAAGAGGGTCATGAAG AAGCACAGTGATGACTTTGGTGTGGTTGCACTCTGGCTTGCAAATACCTGCCGGCTCCTGAACTGCCTGCGCCAGTACGGCCGGGACGAG agctgccagcaggggAACACAGCACAACAGAATGAGCATCGCCTGCGTAACCTGGACCCACAGGGGCTCTGCCACAGCCTGGGAGCTCTGGCAGTGCAGCTGTACCAGCAGCTCGTCCGCACGGCTGAGAAGCGCCTCAAGCCCATGATTG TTGCTGCGATGCTGGAGAGTGAGACCATCCAGGGCctgtcctcctcctgccctcccacccTCCGCCGCTCTTTGACCACCCCAGCCCACACCCTGCCcgagctcctgcagcagctgggctccTTCCAGCAGACCCTGGAGCTCTATGGGCTGTCCCCAGCCGTGTGCCATCAGCTGCTGCGccagctcctcttcctcaccAGCGGCACCACCCTCAACTACCTGCTCCTAAGGAAGGACGCGTGCTCCTGGAGCCGTGGCATCCAGCTCAG GTACAATGTCAGCCAGGTGGAGCAGTGGCTGCGGGcgcaggggctgcagcagagcgGTGCCAGGGAGATGCTGGAGCCGCTGGTTcaggctgcacagctgctgcaggtgaagAAGGCGACGGAGGAGGATGCAGCAGCCATCTGCAGCCTGTGCACCGTGCTGACCCCACAGCAG GTGGTGAAGATCCTCCGGGCCTACACCCCCACTGCTGGGCTGGAGGAGAGAGTCAGCCCTGCCCTCATCAGCAGCGTGGAG AAgcggctgcaggagcagcaggagaagggTCCTGGTCAGCTCCTGGTGGACACCAGCCACGTGTTCCCTGTGCACCTGCCCTTCATCCCCTCCCCGCTGCACCTGGACCAGCTCTGCATCCCCGACAGCCTGGACCTGTCCTTCCTCATGCGCCTCTGA